Part of the Sulfolobales archaeon genome is shown below.
ACAATGGCACACCGTCAATAATTACCTTCATCTCATTAACTGGGACATTCCACTGTCTACTAATTTCTGTAATTAGATTAACAACATCCCTAGCTTTGAACTCAACACTAAACTGATAATTATCAATCACTGTATGTCACCTTTGATCTTTTGAATTTGTGCAATAATTTCATCTCTACAGTCAGCAATACTTTCACATGATGTTACTATCTCGATCACCTTCCTCTTTTCGTTAGTTATCACGATGGTATTATTGCTCTCCCTTAACTTCAAGATCAACATGTTGTTATCTTCTAGTACCATGACCTCTTTTTGACCAGCATCAGGAATTTCATTTATCTTTTTGATGACCCAGTCAAAAAACTCAGGATCATCAAGTTTGTCTATGTTAGTATTGAACTTCATACATCATCATCTCCATTTTTCATTTTGAACTGTTCAGTAACATCCTTCATCGTTTCACGTTCGTATACCTCAATAGGTCTGTCAGGATTATCCTTAACGAACTCAATAATTTCCTCTTTTGTAACTGGAACGATAACCGTAATAACATCGTCAAGTTCTAACTCTTGTCCATCAGATGATACTTCTTCTACCTCTACGTCATCTACATACATAAGATAGGGATAGTCTTTTGGATTTCTAGTATTTTGAGTTAACTCATACAAATCCAATCGGTTCACCTACTTTTTTGCTATCACCGTGGTATTTAAGTCTTTCTTTCATAACTATCTTCTTTGGTATAATCACAGTAACGTTATAACCAAGTCTTGACTTAATCGCTTGAAACTTTTGTTTAACCAGAAATTTTAAGGGATCCGGATCGTAGTACACTTCAATCGGTAAGTTCTTCTTAACACCCTTAAACGTTAAACTTCCCTTTCCAATCGCAACATTGCCATTGCGTTGGTAACCAGCGGGTACCCAATCATCAGGGTCTTCAGTGAAAAAGTACATCTTCTTACCTAGGTGATAAAGATAGCCTTCCTTTTCTATTTTGAGTTGTCCTAGCCCATCACCTATTGTTTTAAAATGTAACTTTTTCTCATCAAGTTTGATTACAGTGCTAGACCTAATATCTTTGGTCATGTGAAGTGAATCCGTATCAGTGTATGTTAACCCGTCCTTATTCTGTTTCATCAGTTGATAAAGATACATTCTAGCGTATGCGGTTACATATGAAGCGATCGCAACAGAATAGCGGGGCGTTAATTCTTCCTTTGTGTAAATCAAATCGTCAATCTTAGTGTACCATTTTCCGTTTATGACAAACCTTCCGTCTCCTCTGATCATCTTCTTAATTTCAGGATCTTTTACTAGTACCGATCTAGCCTTATGTAAACCAAACTTTCCATAGCTAGAGTTTAACACCATCTTAGCTATCGCACGTATTGTTTTGCCCTCTTCACCACCAATTTTTTCAGCTTCTTTTTTCATTTCATAGTACTTGTCAACAAATTCACTAAATAGGTACTCACCCCGGAACCACTTGCTAGTAATGAACTGAATTTTACAACCTTCCATCATAAGAGCCTGTACTTCTGGCGTTGTAAGTACCGCCTCATTCTCTAGTACCTGTGTTAAGATATTTTCACCCCGATACTTTATTTTAGTTACCACAGGCATCAGATCTGTGTCACACTTAAACTTAACACGGTGAAAACCTAGGTAGCCTCTTCTAATACCTTCATTGAACCC
Proteins encoded:
- a CDS encoding DNA polymerase, whose translation is CFSNGVTETCFKDEKKALDYMIESKKTVFIHNAKYDMSLLKISRYADMIEDASFDPPFSISFIGGTWVRDSMPILTTSLKNAIKTFAPELTYKEEAQVEYQKIQENPQEWNNYVEQHGEELAKQDARALHIVLNRFFEKIGKFGTTLPTIAFKVLLDYMPEANGLKKAILNPDEHVGLIYTINDPIILESYRGGRVDPLVISSFSEKQRIYDVNSLYPTVMKHFRYPTIPIDEDVGFNEGIRRGYLGFHRVKFKCDTDLMPVVTKIKYRGENILTQVLENEAVLTTPEVQALMMEGCKIQFITSKWFRGEYLFSEFVDKYYEMKKEAEKIGGEEGKTIRAIAKMVLNSSYGKFGLHKARSVLVKDPEIKKMIRGDGRFVINGKWYTKIDDLIYTKEELTPRYSVAIASYVTAYARMYLYQLMKQNKDGLTYTDTDSLHMTKDIRSSTVIKLDEKKLHFKTIGDGLGQLKIEKEGYLYHLGKKMYFFTEDPDDWVPAGYQRNGNVAIGKGSLTFKGVKKNLPIEVYYDPDPLKFLVKQKFQAIKSRLGYNVTVIIPKKIVMKERLKYHGDSKKVGEPIGFV